A window of Juglans regia cultivar Chandler chromosome 7, Walnut 2.0, whole genome shotgun sequence contains these coding sequences:
- the LOC109013884 gene encoding metal transporter Nramp3-like → MPPQDPEQQRPLLVGSDHEDQQETAYDSDEKVLIDGIDEDEAENSGSGSDRVPPFSWKKLWLFTGPGFLMSIAFLDPGNLEGDLQAGAIAGYSLLWLLMWATAMGLLVQLLAARLGVATGRHLAELCREEYPAWARLVLWVMAELALIGADIQEVIGSAIAINILSNGFLPLWSGVIITALDCFIFLLLENYGVRKLEAVFAVLIATMAVSFAWMFGEAKPSGIELLLGVLIPKLSSKTIQQAVGVVGCIIMPHNIFLHSALVQSREIDHSKKGRIQEALNYYSIESSVALFVSFIINLFVTTVFAQGFYGTEIANSIGLLNAGQYLQEKYGGGFFPILYIWGIGLLAAGQSSTITGTYAGQFIMGGFLNLRLKKWVRALITRSCAIVPTMIVALVFDTSGGTLDNLNEWLNVLQSVQIPFALIPLLCLVSKEQIMGSFTIGPILKMAAWLVAALVIVINGYLLVDFFNSEVNGVLFGSVVGVFTAAYVAFIIYLVSRGVTFSSWCRQPKSVTEAEN, encoded by the exons GAGGACCAACAAGAGACCGCCTACGACTCGGATGAGAAAGTCCTCATTGACGGAATTGATGAGGACGAGGCTGAAAACTCCGGGTCCGGCTCCGACCGCGTGCCGCCGTTCTCGTGGAAGAAGCTTTGGCTGTTCACGGGGCCTGGGTTCTTGATGAGCATAGCGTTCCTGGACCCTGGGAACTTGGAGGGGGATCTCCAGGCCGGCGCCATCGCCGGGTACTCGCTGCTGTGGCTGCTTATGTGGGCCACAGCCATGGGGCTGTTGGTGCAGCTTCTGGCCGCTCGGCTCGGCGTTGCCACCGGGCGCCACTTGGCCGAGCTCTGCAGGGAAGAGTACCCCGCATGGGCAAGGCTGGTGCTTTGGGTGATGGCCGAGTTGGCTCTCATTGGGGCTGATATTCAGGAGGTTATTGGCAGTGCAATTGCTATTAACATTTTGAGTAATGGATTTTTGCCTCTCTGGTCTGGGGTCATCATAACCGCTCTTGATTG TTTTATCTTCCTATTACTTGAGAACTACGGTGTAAGGAAATTGGAAGCCGTCTTTGCCGTTCTCATTGCGACAATGGCAGTCTCATTTGCTTGGATGTTTGGCGAAGCAAAGCCCAGCGGCATAGAACTTCTTCTTG GTGTTTTAATTCCAAAACTGAGCTCCAAAACAATACAGCAGGCTGTTGGAGTTGTGGGTTGCATTATTATGCCTCACAATATTTTCTTGCACTCGGCTCTCGTGCAATCAAGGGAGATTGACCATAGCAAGAAAGGCCGAATCCAAGAAGCTCTTAATTACTATTCTATTGAGTCAAGTGTTGCCCTTTTTGTATCATTCATTATCAATCTCTTTGTTACAACTGTGTTTGCCCAAGGGTTTTATGGTACAGAAATAGCCAATAGCATAGGCCTATTAAATGCAGGGCAGTATCTTCAAGAAAAATACGGGGGTGGATTTTTTCCGATTTTATATATCTGGGGTATTGGGTTATTAGCAGCTGGCCAAAGCAGCACTATTACTGGTACTTATGCAGGGCAGTTTATAATGGGAGGTTTCCTAAACTTGAGGCTGAAAAAATGGGTTAGGGCATTGATCACTCGAAGCTGCGCAATTGTCCCAACGATGATAGTTGCTCTTGTCTTTGACACTTCTGGGGGTACATTGGATAATTTAAATGAATGGCTTAATGTGCTTCAGTCAGTCCAGATTCCCTTTGCACTTATCCCTCTGCTTTGTTTGGTATCAAAGGAGCAGATCATGGGCTCTTTTACAATCGGTCCTATACTCAAG ATGGCGGCATGGCTCGTGGCAGCACTGGTGATAGTGATTAATGGGTATCTTTTGGTTGACTTCTTCAACTCTGAAGTGAACGGGGTGTTGTTTGGCTCTGTTGTGGGTGTGTTTACAGCTGCATATGTTGCATTTATAATTTACCTTGTATCTCGGGGAGTCACCTTTTCAAGTTGGTGCCGCCAACCCAAGAGTGTTACAGAGGCAGAAAATTGA